In Clavibacter californiensis, the sequence CGCGAGCACGAGGCCGACCGGCAGCGCGATCCCGCCCACCGGCAGGGTCGCCCGGTGCGCGGCAGTGGCGACCGCGCCCACGAGCAGGCCGAGCACGAGCGACGCGACCGCCGTGCCGATCCGCTGCGCACCGCGCGGGGGACGCGGGCTCCCGTCGTCCTCGGCGGCGCCGGCCGGCCGGTGCAGCCGGAAGAGCTCGACGGGCGCGATGGGCGCCCCGATGCCGTGGGAGAGGGCGAACTGGTCGCCGTCGACGACGGTCTGCGTGCGGTGCGCGGCGATCGCGCGGATCTTCGCGTCGAGCACCTCGGACGCGTCCACGGCGAGGTCGACCCGGTCGTCCGCCAGCACGAGCGTCCCGGCCGGATGCGCGTCGGGCGCGGGGAAGCGCCCCCGCGCGGCCACGAGCTCGTGCGCCTCGCGCGCCGAGGACCCGGTCGTGGTGATGAGGTACGCGGGGATCCCCGCCTCCTCGGCCGCCCAGGTCGCGATGACGTGCGTGCGCACGTGGTCGGGGTGGCCGTAGCCGCCGTGGTCGTCGTAGGTGATGACGCAAGTGGCGTCCACGTCGGCGATGACGGCGAGCACGTCGCGCGCCTCGTCGGCCTCGTCGCCCGCGCACAGCGAGTCGGGATCGAGCGGCCGCAGCGCCACGGGCACGCCGTCGTCGCCCCACTCCATGCCCGAGTCGACGTAGCGGCGGGGATCGAGGCCCTTCCAGCGGGCATCCGGATCCCCGAGGAAGCGGTGGTCGGCGACGCCGAGCGCGGCCATCGCGTCGGCCAGCTCGGTCTCCCGGTGGTCGGCGAGCGCGCGCAGGTCGCCCTCCAGGTGGCGGAGCTCGTCGGGGATCACGTCGCCGCGCTCCCCGCGCGTGCACGTGAGGACGGTGACGGGCACGCCGTCGCGCACGAGCCTCGCGATGGTGCCGCCCGTGACGATGCTCTCGTCGTCGGGGTGGGCGTGCACGAAGAGGACGTGCTCGCGCGCGGGACGGGCGGTGCGGGCGGCCCGATCGGGGCGTCGGGACGTGCCGGATGTCATCCGGCGATCCTAGCCGCGGGCCGCGCGCCGCTCCCTGGGCGCCCGCCCGGGACGGGCGACTGGACGCGATCCCGCCCCCGCGCTACTGTTCACGAGGTAAGGCTAGCCTCACCTACTTTTCCCCACACCAGCAATAGGACGCGTCCCGTCGCGTCCGCCGCCCGGAGAGGCGCACGCGTGTTCGCGAACTACCTGATCGGCCTGCGCGAGGGCCTCGAGGCCGCGCTGGTCGTCACCATCCTCATCGCCTACGTCGTCAAGATCGGCCGCCGCGACGTGCTCGGCCGGCTCTGGCTCGGCGTCGGGCTCGCGGTCCTCCTCGCCCTGTCCGTCGGCGCGCTCCTCACCTACGGCGCCTACGGCCTCACGTTCGAGGCGCAGGAGGCCATCGGCGGATCCCTCTCCATCGTCGCGACGGGCCTCGTCACCTGGATGGTGTTCTGGATGCTGCGCACCGCGAAGGACATGCGCTCCGAGCTGCAGGGCGCCGTCGACCGGGCCATCGCCGGCGCGGCGTGGGGCCTCGTCGCCGTCGCCTTCCTCGCCGTCGGCCGCGAGGGGATCGAGACGGCCCTGTTCCTCTGGTCGGCCGTGCAGGCCACGGGCGCCACCACCGTGCCGCTCGTCGGCGCGGCCCTCGGGCTCGTCACCGCGGTCGCGCTCGGCTGGCTCGTCTACCGCGGCGTGCTCCGCATCGACCTCGCGCGCTTCTTCACCTGGACCGGCGCGCTCCTCATCGTCGTGGCCGGCGGCGTGCTCGCATACGGCGTGCACGACCTGCAGGAGGCGGGCATCCTCCCCGGTCTCGGCGCGCTCGCGTTCGACGTCTCCGGCGCCGTCCCGCCCGGATCCTGGTACGGCACGCTCCTCAAGGGCACCGTCAACTTCTCCCCCGCCACCACCTGGCTCGAGGCGGTCACATGGGTGCTGTACGTCGTGCCCACGCTCACCGTGTACCTCCGGCTCGCGCGGCGGGGACGCCGGGCGCGCCCGGCGACGTCCGTCGCGGCGCCGTCCGCGTCGGCGCCCGACGCCGCTCCCGCGCCCGCTCCGGAGCCCGTTGACGGCGACCCGGCCCGCGTCGCGGACGCGCCCGCCGCCCGCTGACCCGTCGGCTCCCCGCAGCTCCCCGCACCTCCCGCTCTCCTCCCCATCCACCGCCGGCACCGCCGGCCCGCTCCCCCGAGGACACATGAAGCGCTCGACCCTCGCCGCCGCCGCCCTGCTCGCCGGGGCCGCCCTCGCCCTCTCCGGCTGCGTCGCGAACACCCCGACGGGATCCGCCGACGCCGGTGCGGGTGCCGCGGGCGCCGACTCCGGCGTCACGCAGCTCACGGTCGACAGCTCCGCCGACGCGTGCGCCGTGTCCGCCGCGACCGCGCCCAGCGGCACGGTCTCGTTCCACGTCACCAACTCCACCGACCAGGTGACCGAGTTCTACCTGCTCGCGGACGACGGCCTGCGCATCGTCGGCGAGGTCGAGAACGTGAGCCCCGGGATCGAGCGCGACCTCGTGCTCACCGCCCAGCCCGGCAGCTACTACACCGTGTGCAAGCCCGGCATGGTCGGCGACGGCGTCGGCCGCGCGCCCTTCACGGTCACGGGCGACCAGGTCGCGCTCGCGGGCGACGCGGAGCAGCAGGGCCAGGACGCGGCCGCCGCCTACCTCGCCTACGTCAAGGACCAGGTCGGCCGCCTCCTCCCGGCCACGCAGGAATTCGCGGACGCGTACCTCGCGGGCGACGACGACAGGGCGCGCACGCTCTACCCCACCGCCCGCGCGTACTACGAGCGCGTCGAGCCGGTCGCGGAGTCCTTCGGCGACCTCGACCCGGAAATCGACTTCCGCGAGGCCGACGTCGAGCCCGGCACCGAGTGGACCGGGTGGCACCGCATCGAGAAGGACCTCTGGCAGCCATCGCCCGACGCGAACGGCGGCGACGTCTACACGTCGCTCGGCGCCGCGGATCGCGCGCACTTCGCCCAGGAGCTGACCGCGGACACGCAGAAGCTCTACGACGCGGTGCACGCGGACGGCTTCTCGGTCGACATCTCCACGGTCTCCAACGGCGCCGTAGGGCTGATGGACGAGGTCGCCTCCGGCAAGATCACCGGCGAGGAGGAGATCTGGTCGCACACCGACCTCTGGGACTTCCAGGCGAACCTCGAGGGCGCGCGCGTCGCGTACGAGGGCGTCCGCGACATCGTCGAGCCCAAGGACCCGCAGCTCGTGGCCACGCTCGACGCGCAGTTCGCGTCGCTCGAGAAGGAGCTCGCCGCGTACGGATCCCTCGACGAGGGCTTCACCACCTACGACAAGCTGACCACCGAGCAGGTCAAGGGCCTCGCGGACGGCGTCAACGCGCTGGCCGAGCCGCTGTCGAAGCTCACCGGCGCGCTCGTCGGCTGATGACGGATCACGAGACCACGGCGGCCGCCGACGCCCCCACGACCCCGGCGTCCGCCGGCATCTCCCGCCGCGGGATCCTCGGCATCCTCGGCGCGGGCGCGCTCGGCGGCGGCCTGGTCGGCTCCGCGGGCGGCGTCATGGCCGATCGCGCCTTCGCGGGCGCGCGCCAGGCCGCGGGCGGCGCCACGTACGCGTTCCACGGCGCGCACCAGGCCGGGATCACGACGCCCGCCCAGGACCGCCTGCACTTCG encodes:
- a CDS encoding PIG-L family deacetylase; this translates as MTSGTSRRPDRAARTARPAREHVLFVHAHPDDESIVTGGTIARLVRDGVPVTVLTCTRGERGDVIPDELRHLEGDLRALADHRETELADAMAALGVADHRFLGDPDARWKGLDPRRYVDSGMEWGDDGVPVALRPLDPDSLCAGDEADEARDVLAVIADVDATCVITYDDHGGYGHPDHVRTHVIATWAAEEAGIPAYLITTTGSSAREAHELVAARGRFPAPDAHPAGTLVLADDRVDLAVDASEVLDAKIRAIAAHRTQTVVDGDQFALSHGIGAPIAPVELFRLHRPAGAAEDDGSPRPPRGAQRIGTAVASLVLGLLVGAVATAAHRATLPVGGIALPVGLVLALATLACLLVAFRLLLVDRLHALCLGLGVIAAVAVLGTRGPSGSVLFPDDGLSQVWAIAPAILVAAVVVWPRFSTRAPGADARPDAAAVAGSDAPAPAGTGPRAA
- the efeU gene encoding iron uptake transporter permease EfeU — protein: MFANYLIGLREGLEAALVVTILIAYVVKIGRRDVLGRLWLGVGLAVLLALSVGALLTYGAYGLTFEAQEAIGGSLSIVATGLVTWMVFWMLRTAKDMRSELQGAVDRAIAGAAWGLVAVAFLAVGREGIETALFLWSAVQATGATTVPLVGAALGLVTAVALGWLVYRGVLRIDLARFFTWTGALLIVVAGGVLAYGVHDLQEAGILPGLGALAFDVSGAVPPGSWYGTLLKGTVNFSPATTWLEAVTWVLYVVPTLTVYLRLARRGRRARPATSVAAPSASAPDAAPAPAPEPVDGDPARVADAPAAR
- the efeO gene encoding iron uptake system protein EfeO → MKRSTLAAAALLAGAALALSGCVANTPTGSADAGAGAAGADSGVTQLTVDSSADACAVSAATAPSGTVSFHVTNSTDQVTEFYLLADDGLRIVGEVENVSPGIERDLVLTAQPGSYYTVCKPGMVGDGVGRAPFTVTGDQVALAGDAEQQGQDAAAAYLAYVKDQVGRLLPATQEFADAYLAGDDDRARTLYPTARAYYERVEPVAESFGDLDPEIDFREADVEPGTEWTGWHRIEKDLWQPSPDANGGDVYTSLGAADRAHFAQELTADTQKLYDAVHADGFSVDISTVSNGAVGLMDEVASGKITGEEEIWSHTDLWDFQANLEGARVAYEGVRDIVEPKDPQLVATLDAQFASLEKELAAYGSLDEGFTTYDKLTTEQVKGLADGVNALAEPLSKLTGALVG